Proteins from a single region of Parafrankia discariae:
- a CDS encoding DUF2017 domain-containing protein — translation MNGFRRTRAGIELRLPRLESSLLTELLGQVDTLLEAPPVDDPLEALVGLRDTAPPPPEDPAVARLLPDPYPDDPLASGDYRRRRTDEALARKRDAARRVLAAVPEPGAVLVLDEEAAQDWLTVLNDLRLVLGTRLGLTDDESTAELESLPPEDPRRPIAAVYAFLTELLDELTRTLL, via the coding sequence GTGAACGGGTTCCGGCGCACCAGGGCCGGGATCGAGCTGCGGCTGCCCCGGCTCGAGTCGTCCCTGCTCACCGAGCTGTTGGGCCAGGTGGACACGTTGCTCGAGGCCCCGCCGGTCGACGATCCGCTGGAGGCGCTCGTCGGCCTGCGTGACACCGCCCCGCCGCCCCCCGAGGATCCCGCGGTGGCGCGGCTGCTGCCCGACCCCTACCCGGACGACCCGCTGGCCTCCGGTGACTACCGGCGCCGGCGCACCGACGAGGCACTGGCCCGCAAGCGCGACGCGGCCCGGCGCGTCCTGGCGGCCGTCCCGGAGCCCGGAGCCGTCCTGGTGCTCGACGAGGAGGCGGCCCAGGACTGGCTGACCGTCCTCAACGATCTCAGGCTGGTGCTGGGCACGCGGCTCGGCCTCACCGACGACGAGTCGACCGCCGAGCTGGAGAGCCTCCCGCCGGAGGACCCGCGCCGGCCGATCGCCGCCGTCTACGCCTTCCTGACCGAGCTGCTCGACGAGCTCACCCGGACCCTGCTCTAG
- the clpS gene encoding ATP-dependent Clp protease adapter ClpS produces MSVTAVSPVDVEDVEESLEDDRPWVTIVWNDPINLMSYVTYVFRKLFGYSERKATTLMLDVHHKGRATVASGTREEMEAAAERLHTYGLWATIAQD; encoded by the coding sequence GTGTCCGTCACTGCCGTGTCTCCGGTTGACGTCGAGGATGTCGAGGAGTCCCTCGAAGACGATCGCCCCTGGGTGACCATCGTCTGGAACGACCCGATCAACCTCATGTCCTACGTGACATACGTCTTCCGCAAGCTCTTCGGGTACAGCGAGCGCAAGGCGACCACGCTCATGCTCGACGTCCATCACAAGGGGCGGGCGACGGTCGCGTCCGGCACCCGGGAGGAGATGGAGGCCGCCGCGGAGCGGCTGCACACCTATGGCCTGTGGGCCACCATCGCCCAGGACTGA
- a CDS encoding NUDIX hydrolase, whose protein sequence is MASVSSANATPGAADGDQARIPAVAVSVDVVLLTLRAGRLCVLVIQRDSEPFRGCWALPGGFVGPDEDLDSSALRQLAEETGVTTAGHLEQLRTYGCPTRDPRTRVVSVAYLALLPNLPQPTAGGDGPQARWWPVEDLGSADGPTLAFDHPRIVSDGVERARGKLEYTSLAAAFCEEPFTLADLRRVYEAAWGVVLDPPNFRRKVLSTPGFVVAVGQRASPRGGGRPAELYRLGSATALHPPLLRRSV, encoded by the coding sequence GTGGCCTCCGTCTCGTCGGCGAACGCGACGCCCGGCGCCGCTGACGGCGACCAGGCCCGGATACCGGCCGTCGCCGTCAGCGTCGACGTCGTCCTGCTGACCCTGCGCGCCGGCCGGCTGTGCGTTCTCGTCATCCAGCGGGACAGCGAGCCCTTCCGCGGGTGCTGGGCGCTGCCCGGCGGCTTCGTCGGACCGGACGAGGACCTCGACTCCTCCGCGTTGCGCCAGCTCGCCGAGGAGACGGGGGTGACCACCGCCGGTCACCTCGAGCAGCTGCGTACCTACGGCTGCCCGACCCGGGACCCGCGGACCAGGGTCGTCAGCGTCGCCTACCTGGCCCTGCTGCCGAACCTCCCGCAGCCCACCGCCGGCGGGGACGGGCCGCAGGCCCGCTGGTGGCCGGTCGAGGATCTGGGCTCCGCGGACGGTCCGACCCTGGCCTTCGACCATCCGCGGATCGTCTCGGACGGAGTCGAGCGGGCACGGGGCAAACTCGAGTACACGTCGCTGGCGGCCGCGTTCTGCGAGGAGCCGTTCACCCTGGCTGACCTGCGCCGGGTCTACGAGGCGGCGTGGGGCGTGGTGCTGGACCCGCCCAACTTCCGGCGCAAGGTGCTCTCCACCCCGGGCTTCGTCGTAGCGGTCGGCCAGCGGGCCTCCCCGCGCGGCGGCGGCCGCCCGGCCGAGCTCTACCGCCTCGGCTCCGCGACCGCCCTGCACCCCCCACTGCTGCGCCGCTCGGTCTGA
- a CDS encoding nicotinate phosphoribosyltransferase has protein sequence MVRRKPVVPTLFRMSTALLTDHYELTMLRAALRSGAAERSAVFEVFTRSLPAGRRFGVMAGTGRLLAALADFRFGPAEIDHLSATGVVDPDTADWLASYRFRGDVDGFAEGEPFLPDTPVLVVEGTFAECVLLETLVLSVLNHDSAVAAAGSRMVAAAGDRPCIEMGGRRTHEQAAVAAARAAYLVGFAATSNLEAARRYGVPSAGTSAHAFTLAHDSEAAAFAAQVAALGADTTLLVDTYDIPTGIANAVAAAGGGLGAIRIDSGDLAGGARAARAQLDQLGAETTRIIVTGDLDEHSIARLAAAPVDGYGVGTSLVTGSGAPTAGFVYKLVEVDGGPVVKTSVGKRGRGGRKDVVRRLGPNGLAVADLVIPRAPLDSAPLDSAPRGRAVGPSGALPAGVPGGAGPAGPGLAGSASSGPGLDGAALDGAAGRRDRRLLVPLMRGGQLVADTLVGAAGTARAREHHRLALETLPAGARAVSFGRPCLPVVVAAARPRASH, from the coding sequence GTGGTGCGCCGGAAGCCAGTCGTCCCTACCCTGTTCCGGATGTCCACGGCGCTTCTGACCGATCACTACGAGTTGACCATGCTGCGGGCGGCTCTGCGTTCCGGCGCGGCCGAACGCAGCGCGGTCTTCGAGGTCTTCACCCGGTCCCTGCCCGCCGGCCGTCGCTTCGGAGTCATGGCCGGAACCGGGCGCCTGCTCGCCGCGCTCGCCGACTTCCGGTTCGGCCCGGCCGAGATCGACCACCTGTCCGCGACCGGCGTCGTGGATCCCGACACGGCCGACTGGCTGGCCTCCTACCGGTTCCGCGGCGACGTCGACGGGTTCGCCGAGGGCGAGCCCTTCCTGCCCGACACCCCCGTCCTGGTGGTGGAGGGCACGTTCGCCGAGTGCGTGCTGCTGGAGACCCTCGTCCTGTCGGTGCTCAACCACGACAGCGCCGTCGCCGCCGCCGGCAGCCGCATGGTCGCCGCCGCCGGCGACCGGCCGTGCATAGAGATGGGCGGCCGGCGCACCCACGAGCAGGCCGCGGTCGCCGCCGCGCGGGCGGCCTACCTCGTCGGCTTCGCCGCGACGTCCAACCTGGAGGCGGCGCGCCGCTACGGGGTGCCCAGCGCCGGCACGAGCGCGCACGCCTTCACCCTCGCGCACGACAGCGAGGCGGCGGCGTTCGCCGCCCAGGTCGCGGCGCTCGGCGCCGACACGACCCTGCTGGTGGACACCTACGACATCCCGACCGGGATCGCCAACGCCGTGGCGGCGGCGGGCGGTGGGCTGGGGGCGATCCGCATCGACAGCGGGGACCTCGCCGGCGGTGCCCGGGCGGCCCGTGCCCAGCTTGACCAGCTCGGCGCCGAGACGACCCGGATCATCGTCACCGGCGACCTCGACGAGCACTCGATCGCCCGCCTGGCCGCGGCCCCCGTCGACGGTTACGGCGTGGGCACCAGCCTGGTGACCGGGTCGGGCGCCCCCACCGCCGGCTTCGTCTACAAGCTGGTCGAGGTCGACGGCGGTCCGGTCGTCAAGACCTCCGTGGGCAAGCGCGGCCGCGGCGGGCGCAAGGACGTCGTGCGCCGCCTGGGCCCGAACGGACTGGCCGTCGCCGACCTGGTCATCCCCAGAGCACCCCTGGACAGCGCACCCCTCGACAGCGCGCCCCGCGGCCGGGCCGTCGGGCCGAGCGGGGCGTTGCCAGCCGGCGTCCCCGGCGGGGCCGGACCGGCCGGGCCGGGGCTGGCCGGGTCGGCGTCGAGCGGGCCGGGACTGGACGGGGCGGCGCTGGACGGGGCCGCCGGGCGCCGGGACCGCCGCCTCCTCGTCCCGCTGATGCGCGGCGGCCAGCTCGTCGCGGACACCCTCGTCGGGGCGGCCGGAACCGCCCGGGCCCGGGAACACCACCGGCTCGCCCTGGAGACCCTGCCGGCCGGCGCGCGCGCGGTCTCCTTCGGACGTCCCTGCCTGCCGGTCGTGGTGGCGGCGGCGCGGCCACGGGCCTCCCACTGA
- a CDS encoding helix-turn-helix domain-containing protein gives MTGQTWLWTPPRPTPTSVGIGSLLRAYRQAHGLTQQQLADLLGFDQSYVSKVESGRRAIHDISTLRHIARNLGLSPEDVGLAPGGLADRRREPPRGSAVEKVAGSQRAWRLTRDHLNHHRISLARAAARLYPEAYRLGNGLLARPGWVWDSPVDINDIGLRWEQSASEPALTGAEPEADATRPLVGDGGAQSRYQRYTRAMRDLDRPTLFENRLSFRLLDVAEAEGAPPTLTFGHTTYFDAVDVCETVAHETAAAMMGGELAWPALPFRRRIGDPFDLAGRVALPSINTLTIRLDRGSASFVLHRRSAGSVATAGGVYHVLPAGVFQPSGITPFHHEADFDLWRNVMRELSEELLGNAEHDGSSSRPIDYDTDEPFRSFEQARRAGTLRVFCFGMGLDALTLFGEILTVLVVEADTFDTLFADMVRTNAEGSVVSTGPGRQAHEGIPFTQASLRRLVDTEPLAPSAAACLELAWRHRETLLPGLRTRASV, from the coding sequence GTGACTGGACAAACCTGGCTGTGGACCCCACCGCGACCAACTCCGACAAGCGTTGGAATTGGATCGCTGCTTCGGGCGTATCGGCAGGCCCATGGCCTGACCCAGCAGCAACTCGCCGATCTCCTCGGCTTCGACCAGTCCTATGTGTCGAAGGTCGAGAGCGGGCGGCGGGCGATCCACGACATCTCCACGCTGCGCCACATCGCACGCAACCTCGGTCTGTCACCCGAGGACGTCGGACTCGCCCCGGGCGGTCTGGCCGACCGGCGTCGTGAGCCACCGCGCGGCTCCGCGGTCGAGAAGGTCGCCGGCAGCCAGCGCGCCTGGCGGCTGACCCGGGACCACCTCAACCACCACCGGATCAGCCTGGCCCGTGCCGCGGCCCGGCTCTACCCGGAGGCCTACCGGCTCGGCAACGGGCTGCTGGCCCGTCCCGGCTGGGTGTGGGACAGCCCGGTGGACATCAACGACATCGGCCTGCGTTGGGAGCAGTCGGCGAGCGAGCCGGCGCTCACCGGGGCCGAGCCGGAGGCCGACGCCACCCGCCCGCTCGTCGGCGACGGCGGCGCGCAGTCGCGCTACCAGCGCTACACCCGGGCGATGCGCGACCTCGACCGGCCGACCCTGTTCGAGAACCGGCTCAGCTTCCGGCTCCTGGACGTCGCCGAGGCCGAGGGTGCCCCCCCTACCCTCACCTTCGGCCACACCACCTACTTCGACGCCGTCGACGTCTGCGAGACCGTGGCGCACGAGACCGCGGCGGCGATGATGGGCGGCGAGCTCGCCTGGCCCGCGCTGCCGTTCCGGCGCCGCATCGGCGACCCGTTCGACCTGGCCGGCCGGGTCGCGCTGCCCTCCATCAACACCCTGACGATCCGGCTCGACCGGGGCAGCGCCAGCTTCGTCCTGCACCGGCGCAGCGCCGGCTCGGTGGCGACGGCGGGCGGGGTCTACCACGTGCTGCCCGCGGGGGTGTTCCAGCCGTCCGGCATCACCCCGTTCCACCACGAGGCCGACTTCGACCTGTGGCGCAACGTCATGCGCGAGCTCAGCGAGGAACTGCTGGGCAACGCCGAGCACGACGGCAGCTCGTCCCGGCCGATCGACTACGACACCGACGAGCCGTTCCGCTCCTTCGAGCAGGCGCGCCGCGCGGGCACGCTGCGGGTCTTCTGCTTCGGCATGGGCCTTGACGCGCTCACGCTGTTCGGCGAGATCCTCACCGTCCTGGTCGTGGAGGCCGACACGTTCGACACTCTGTTCGCCGACATGGTCCGGACGAACGCCGAGGGGTCGGTCGTCTCGACGGGGCCGGGCCGACAGGCGCATGAGGGGATCCCGTTCACCCAGGCCTCCCTGCGCCGGCTCGTCGACACCGAGCCGCTCGCTCCCTCCGCCGCCGCCTGCCTGGAACTCGCCTGGCGCCACCGGGAGACCCTCCTGCCCGGGCTGCGCACGCGGGCATCGGTCTGA
- a CDS encoding NAD-dependent epimerase/dehydratase family protein, protein MRILVTGASGFVGGVTADLLSAAGHQVTALVRDATARTRLSRMIEVVQADLLEPRQLAAAGVSRGFDGVCHLAALTRVRESRETPLRYFAANVTGTTNLLAALDAGTRATGVAPRFVFGSSCAVYGDTGTSPIPETRAPAPTNPYGASKLAAEQAVAYQAATGRLGAVVLRSFNVAGAVGSHADRDSSRIIPAALGVATGRRDAFRVNGDGASIREYVHVVDMARAYLTALRATVPGRCTVYNVGSGLGVSVTDVLRTVESVTGRDVPRVTLPPVPEPRALIADSRRIRADLGWTSPSSTIEKIVTDAWHSTAVPEPVAARRGDVPIVS, encoded by the coding sequence GTGCGCATCCTCGTCACCGGCGCGTCCGGGTTCGTCGGCGGCGTCACCGCCGACCTGCTCTCAGCCGCCGGCCACCAGGTGACCGCGCTCGTCCGGGACGCGACGGCCCGGACGAGGCTGTCGAGGATGATCGAGGTGGTCCAGGCCGACCTGCTCGAACCACGCCAGCTCGCCGCGGCGGGCGTCAGCCGCGGGTTCGACGGGGTGTGCCACCTCGCCGCGCTGACCAGGGTGCGGGAGTCCCGCGAGACGCCGCTGCGGTACTTCGCGGCGAACGTCACGGGCACGACCAATCTCCTGGCGGCCCTCGACGCGGGCACCCGGGCCACCGGGGTGGCCCCGCGGTTCGTCTTCGGCTCGAGCTGCGCCGTCTACGGGGACACCGGCACCTCGCCGATCCCGGAGACGCGCGCACCCGCGCCGACGAATCCCTACGGCGCCTCGAAACTGGCCGCCGAACAGGCGGTGGCCTACCAGGCTGCCACCGGGCGGCTGGGCGCCGTCGTACTGCGCTCGTTCAACGTGGCGGGGGCGGTCGGCTCGCACGCCGACCGGGACAGCAGCCGGATCATCCCGGCCGCGCTCGGTGTCGCCACGGGCCGACGCGACGCCTTCCGGGTGAACGGGGACGGCGCGTCGATCCGCGAGTACGTCCATGTCGTCGACATGGCGCGGGCGTACCTGACCGCGCTGCGGGCGACCGTGCCGGGCCGCTGCACCGTCTACAACGTCGGCAGCGGCCTGGGCGTGAGCGTGACCGACGTGCTGCGGACGGTGGAGAGCGTGACGGGCCGGGACGTGCCGCGGGTGACCCTGCCCCCGGTGCCCGAGCCCCGGGCGCTCATCGCCGACAGCCGCCGGATCCGGGCCGACCTGGGCTGGACCTCCCCGTCCTCGACCATCGAGAAGATCGTCACGGACGCCTGGCACTCGACGGCGGTGCCCGAGCCGGTCGCGGCGCGCCGTGGCGACGTCCCGATCGTCTCGTGA
- a CDS encoding ABC transporter permease, whose amino-acid sequence MTSIDLALAGISIGAIAALSGIGLLVTYRTNGVLNLAQGGIATLVAYVFREMVVEWDLPIWLAAVIALGVLSPGIGLLLERLVFRPLARRRASAAESLVASLGVLVLTLGMTAGIWGLGSRSDAPSIFPNESVTIFGDTRIGVDALAELAMVVVFCVVLGLIAAKTKFGRQIRAVVDDRQLAELSGVPADRVAAAGWALGTTMAGLTGILLAPRFQLNPYGLTLLVLETFAVVVAARLSSMPVAVLTALGIAVLQSELKQFTLEGDAGQILIVLQSNLFIFALLVLLLVVPRLRELGNGDSGSTGSFSSRGAPPSGPVSRHDARRDIFGKLGGAALLLAPLTFAPADLRSAFMVPALALIFLSLVILTGYSGQLSLGVAGYAGLGALLTLKLANGDLFGLPAVPGMWAMFLGALLVAPIGLITGWPAIRRRGLTLALTTFAVGAVVSRFVFEQPTFATGLYVDPLTFFGSQLTDEAFYIFELVCLGIGLLVVRNLHHGRLGRALLAVRDHTEGAAAVGVDVRNLKLLAFTVSSVVAGLGGGLLTFSSSSFAADDFAPLQSLLWFTAVIVFGADSAAGAIMAAAFIVTIDVLAPAGSSILAVGILALALGWMPGGLASAVRAGFALVARTLADEFVPAPRPTHQASARLAAGAGVGVPGAPGAGGAAAVGEPRVVLPPGAPAPTAFGAALLGAVATHAARTGLSLDALPSARPAADDSTDGRELVGHRPHLPGYPVERGAS is encoded by the coding sequence ATGACCAGTATCGATCTTGCTCTCGCCGGCATCTCCATCGGGGCCATCGCGGCCCTCTCCGGCATCGGCCTGCTCGTCACCTACCGCACCAACGGCGTTCTCAACCTCGCGCAGGGCGGCATCGCGACCCTGGTCGCGTACGTGTTCCGCGAGATGGTCGTCGAGTGGGACCTGCCGATCTGGCTGGCCGCGGTGATCGCCCTCGGCGTCCTCTCCCCCGGCATCGGGCTCCTCCTCGAACGGCTGGTGTTCCGCCCGCTCGCCCGCCGGCGCGCCTCCGCCGCCGAGTCGCTGGTCGCGAGCCTCGGTGTCCTGGTGCTCACGCTCGGCATGACCGCCGGCATCTGGGGCCTGGGCTCCCGCAGCGACGCGCCGAGCATCTTCCCGAACGAGTCGGTCACGATCTTCGGTGACACCCGCATCGGTGTCGACGCCCTGGCCGAGCTGGCCATGGTCGTCGTGTTCTGCGTCGTGCTCGGGCTCATCGCGGCGAAGACTAAGTTCGGCCGCCAGATCCGGGCCGTCGTCGACGACCGCCAGCTCGCCGAGCTCTCCGGTGTGCCCGCCGACCGGGTCGCCGCCGCCGGATGGGCGCTGGGAACCACGATGGCCGGCCTCACCGGCATCCTGCTGGCACCCCGGTTCCAGCTCAACCCGTACGGGCTGACGCTGCTCGTCCTGGAGACGTTCGCCGTCGTCGTCGCCGCCCGGCTGTCGAGCATGCCGGTGGCGGTGCTGACCGCGCTGGGCATCGCCGTGCTGCAGAGCGAGCTCAAGCAGTTCACCCTCGAGGGCGACGCCGGCCAGATCCTCATCGTCCTGCAGTCCAACCTGTTCATCTTCGCGCTGCTCGTGCTGCTGCTCGTGGTGCCCAGGCTGCGCGAGCTCGGCAACGGCGACTCCGGCTCGACCGGGAGCTTCTCCAGCCGCGGCGCGCCGCCGTCCGGCCCGGTCAGCCGGCACGACGCCCGGCGCGACATCTTCGGCAAGCTCGGCGGCGCCGCGCTGCTGCTGGCCCCGCTGACCTTCGCCCCGGCCGACCTGCGCTCGGCCTTCATGGTGCCCGCGCTGGCCCTGATCTTCCTCTCGCTGGTGATCCTCACCGGCTACAGCGGCCAGCTCTCCCTCGGCGTCGCCGGCTACGCCGGGCTGGGCGCCCTGCTCACCCTCAAGCTCGCCAACGGCGACCTGTTCGGCCTGCCGGCCGTCCCCGGCATGTGGGCGATGTTCCTCGGCGCGCTGCTGGTCGCGCCGATCGGACTGATCACCGGGTGGCCGGCGATCCGCCGGCGCGGGCTGACCCTCGCGCTGACCACCTTCGCGGTCGGCGCGGTCGTGAGCCGCTTCGTCTTCGAGCAGCCGACCTTCGCGACCGGCCTGTACGTCGACCCGCTGACGTTCTTCGGCTCCCAGCTGACCGACGAGGCCTTCTACATCTTCGAGCTGGTCTGCCTGGGCATCGGCCTGCTGGTCGTGCGCAACCTGCACCACGGACGGCTCGGCCGGGCCCTGCTCGCCGTCCGCGACCACACCGAGGGCGCCGCGGCGGTCGGGGTGGACGTCCGCAACCTCAAGCTGCTCGCGTTCACCGTCTCCTCGGTCGTGGCCGGCCTCGGCGGCGGGCTGCTGACCTTCAGCTCCTCCTCGTTCGCCGCGGACGACTTCGCGCCGCTGCAGAGCCTGCTGTGGTTCACCGCGGTGATCGTCTTCGGTGCCGACAGCGCCGCCGGCGCGATCATGGCCGCGGCGTTCATCGTCACCATCGACGTGCTGGCCCCGGCCGGCTCGTCGATCCTCGCGGTCGGCATCCTCGCCCTCGCGCTGGGCTGGATGCCCGGTGGCCTCGCCTCCGCGGTCCGGGCCGGGTTCGCGCTGGTCGCCCGAACGCTGGCCGACGAGTTCGTCCCCGCGCCGCGGCCCACCCACCAGGCCAGCGCCCGCCTCGCCGCGGGTGCCGGAGTGGGCGTGCCCGGTGCCCCGGGCGCGGGCGGCGCGGCGGCCGTCGGCGAGCCGCGGGTCGTGCTGCCACCGGGCGCGCCGGCACCGACCGCCTTCGGCGCGGCGCTGCTGGGCGCGGTCGCCACGCATGCCGCCCGCACCGGGCTGAGCCTGGACGCGCTACCGAGCGCCCGCCCGGCGGCGGACGACTCCACAGACGGCCGGGAGCTGGTCGGACACCGACCACACCTGCCCGGATACCCGGTCGAGAGAGGCGCGTCATGA
- a CDS encoding ABC transporter ATP-binding protein: MSRDDLRARGLVRRYGGLTAVEHVDMDVPSGQVTGLIGPNGAGKSTLFSLLTGVEQPDEGKVHLGRRDITRMRPDARSRRGLVQTFQVPSLFPSLTVADNLLVAAENRRRDYAGGLLGMGSRGREKSLGIVEEVLGSLGLEDIRGTVAGTLPTGALRLVEFARALCARPDVLLLDEPASGLDAAETEKLSVLVRRIADDGVAILLVDHDVDLVFRVVDRVYAMVGGRVVAEGAPEAVRADPTVRSVYLAQGPLTSQATTSLGPGVTAAGPSAAGSPEASSQAMSPAGR; encoded by the coding sequence ATGAGCCGCGACGATCTGCGGGCCCGTGGCCTGGTCCGCCGCTACGGCGGCCTGACCGCTGTCGAGCACGTCGACATGGACGTGCCCAGCGGCCAGGTCACCGGCCTGATCGGCCCGAACGGTGCCGGCAAGTCCACCCTGTTCAGCCTGCTCACCGGGGTGGAGCAGCCCGACGAGGGGAAGGTGCACCTCGGCCGGCGCGACATCACCAGAATGCGCCCGGACGCCCGCTCCCGGCGTGGCCTGGTGCAGACCTTCCAGGTGCCGTCACTGTTCCCGAGCCTCACCGTCGCCGACAACCTCCTCGTCGCCGCGGAGAACCGACGCCGTGACTACGCGGGCGGCCTGCTCGGGATGGGCTCGCGCGGCCGGGAGAAGTCGCTCGGGATCGTCGAGGAGGTCCTGGGCTCGCTCGGCCTCGAGGACATCCGCGGCACCGTCGCCGGGACCCTGCCCACCGGGGCGCTGCGGCTCGTCGAGTTCGCCCGCGCGCTGTGCGCCCGTCCCGACGTGCTGCTGCTGGACGAGCCGGCGAGCGGGCTCGACGCCGCCGAGACCGAGAAGCTGTCGGTACTGGTCCGCCGGATCGCCGACGACGGTGTGGCGATCCTGCTCGTCGACCACGACGTGGACCTGGTGTTCCGCGTCGTCGACCGGGTCTACGCGATGGTCGGCGGCCGCGTGGTCGCCGAGGGCGCGCCCGAGGCGGTGCGTGCCGATCCGACCGTCCGCTCGGTGTACCTGGCGCAGGGACCACTGACCTCGCAGGCCACGACCTCCCTCGGCCCCGGTGTCACCGCGGCCGGCCCGTCGGCGGCCGGTTCGCCCGAGGCCAGCTCCCAGGCCATGTCCCCGGCCGGGCGATGA
- a CDS encoding ABC transporter ATP-binding protein, which yields MPAVELRLENARAGYRTIEVLHGITMAIPSGAVTALLGANGAGKSTTLRVIAGLIPLRSGTLSWRDEQITKMTTVNRARRGLMLVPDERAVFATLSVRDNLQIIAEASGNPDISPALDAFPRLRERLGQRAGSMSGGERRMLALARALLARPSVLMVDELSLGLSPKVASELFAWLGTVADAGTTVILADQYTEEALALADMVYVLHRGEVTFAGTPAELGASELLAAGA from the coding sequence CTGCCGGCCGTCGAGCTGAGGCTGGAGAACGCGCGGGCCGGATACCGGACCATCGAGGTGCTGCACGGCATCACCATGGCGATCCCCTCGGGCGCGGTGACCGCGCTGCTCGGCGCGAACGGCGCCGGCAAGAGCACGACCCTGCGGGTCATCGCCGGGCTCATCCCCCTGCGCAGCGGCACACTCTCCTGGCGTGACGAGCAGATCACGAAGATGACCACGGTGAACCGGGCGCGACGCGGACTGATGCTGGTACCGGACGAGCGTGCCGTGTTCGCGACGCTGTCCGTCCGCGACAACCTGCAGATCATCGCCGAGGCGAGTGGGAACCCGGACATCTCGCCCGCCCTGGACGCCTTCCCCCGGCTACGGGAGCGGCTGGGCCAGCGGGCCGGATCGATGTCGGGCGGTGAGCGCCGGATGCTGGCGCTGGCCCGCGCCCTGCTGGCGCGCCCGTCCGTGCTCATGGTGGACGAGCTCTCGCTCGGCCTGTCCCCGAAGGTCGCCAGCGAGCTGTTCGCCTGGCTGGGCACGGTCGCCGACGCCGGTACCACCGTGATCCTGGCCGACCAGTACACCGAGGAGGCGCTCGCCCTCGCCGACATGGTGTACGTGCTGCACCGTGGTGAGGTCACCTTCGCCGGCACACCGGCGGAGCTCGGCGCGAGCGAACTGCTCGCCGCCGGCGCCTGA
- a CDS encoding ABC transporter substrate-binding protein has protein sequence MRARSLVAAVVLSSLALVACGSRASDSGSSDNTPTGGTSTNTASDTGVSPTEVKVGVIAGLSSGLGPDTFSASLYGATAYFEALNARGGINGRKVDVVDCDDKGSGDGNVACVRKLIDDDEVFALAGVTAFDYAGAQYVNSKGVPDIGGQPVSAAYDQYPHLYSIYGSYYPRDGHRPGFDGTLYAGTENYRWFKEKLGARVAGVVYYNVAPSQRYATSIADGLRAEGYEVIEEQINLGAPNWDAAVQDMKRRGAQVVFDAMDDGGNGQLCQAMQRQDLTVQAKVTTAQGMAGNIAQIYANSPQCRNTIFATSTSATFSDESIPAVKAFRDAVAAHVPADRVAKMNQWMLEGYASAQWLGDAMESCGADLTRACVEKFMNRSEPYDGDGLLIPRGFSKLAQAPAESKNCVNVARWQDSANGGKGGWVTQSGALNSTCFTVRNLPYPAA, from the coding sequence ATGCGAGCGAGATCGCTCGTCGCTGCCGTCGTGCTGTCGTCGTTGGCGCTCGTCGCCTGCGGTAGTCGCGCGAGTGATTCCGGTTCGTCCGACAACACGCCGACCGGTGGCACGTCGACCAACACCGCATCCGACACCGGGGTGTCGCCGACCGAGGTCAAGGTGGGTGTCATCGCGGGGCTGAGTAGCGGCCTCGGCCCGGACACGTTCTCCGCCTCGCTCTACGGCGCGACCGCCTACTTCGAGGCGCTCAACGCTCGCGGCGGGATCAACGGTCGCAAGGTCGACGTCGTCGACTGCGACGACAAGGGCTCCGGTGACGGCAACGTCGCCTGTGTGCGCAAGCTGATCGACGACGACGAGGTGTTCGCACTCGCCGGGGTGACGGCCTTCGACTACGCCGGCGCCCAGTACGTGAACTCGAAGGGTGTGCCGGACATCGGCGGCCAGCCGGTGTCGGCGGCGTACGACCAGTACCCGCACCTGTACTCGATCTACGGCAGCTACTACCCGCGGGACGGCCACCGGCCGGGCTTCGATGGGACGCTGTACGCGGGCACCGAGAACTACCGCTGGTTCAAGGAGAAGCTCGGCGCCCGGGTGGCCGGTGTCGTCTACTACAACGTCGCCCCGTCACAGCGCTACGCGACCTCGATCGCTGACGGCCTGCGTGCCGAGGGCTACGAGGTCATCGAGGAGCAGATCAACCTCGGCGCGCCGAACTGGGACGCCGCCGTGCAGGACATGAAGCGGCGCGGCGCCCAGGTCGTCTTCGACGCGATGGACGACGGCGGCAACGGCCAGCTCTGCCAGGCGATGCAGCGCCAGGACCTGACCGTGCAGGCGAAGGTGACCACCGCGCAGGGCATGGCGGGCAACATCGCGCAGATCTACGCGAACTCGCCGCAGTGCCGGAACACCATCTTCGCGACCAGCACGTCGGCGACCTTCTCCGACGAGTCGATCCCCGCGGTCAAGGCGTTCCGGGACGCGGTGGCGGCGCACGTGCCGGCGGACCGCGTCGCGAAGATGAACCAGTGGATGCTCGAGGGCTACGCCTCGGCGCAGTGGCTGGGCGACGCGATGGAGTCCTGCGGGGCGGACCTGACCCGTGCTTGCGTCGAGAAGTTCATGAACCGCTCCGAGCCCTACGACGGTGACGGGCTGCTCATCCCGCGCGGCTTCAGCAAGCTGGCCCAGGCGCCGGCGGAGTCGAAGAACTGCGTGAACGTCGCCCGCTGGCAGGATTCGGCGAACGGCGGCAAGGGCGGTTGGGTCACCCAGAGCGGTGCTCTGAACAGCACCTGCTTCACGGTGCGCAACCTGCCGTACCCGGCGGCCTGA